The proteins below are encoded in one region of Brevundimonas fontaquae:
- a CDS encoding OPT family oligopeptide transporter, producing MTDAAAAPKGRLELTLRALVLGCLLAVIFTAANTYLGLLVGLTFASAIPAAVISMAVLRAFRTSTIWENMTVQTVASVGGAMSSIIFVLPGLVMIGWWLEFPFWQSVAICILGGVLGVTFSIPLRRALVVNGGLPYPEGVAAAEVLKVGSRGAEQTESAVRENKSGLWVVVAGAVVSSGYALLVAGRVFAGEAAKFFKLPAALGGGATGMGFGMQFALLGAGHLIGLTVGLAQLFGLVLAWAIAVPILTSPDTIAWLTAHGIPSIASTLPAGAPAEELATTVWAREVRFMGAGVIGVAAIWTLIKLAGPLIGGLTSALAANAKRAHGEVLERTEQDLPIKLVGGVSVACLVGIAGLLAWFAQSAPALAGSTPLLVIGGLVYVVLIGFAVAAICGYMAGLIGSSNSPVSGVGILAIVIASLLMLGVMAIAGVPADPSIIAFALIVTAVVFAVAVIANDNLQDLKTGQLVEATPWRQQVALIVGVGAGALVIPFILNLLNQAFGFEGGPPAIVEGAKTLAAPQATLISALARGVIGGDLRWDLIGLGAAIGVVIIVLDAVVSKATKGKVKLPPLAVGIGFYLPAAVTTMLVIGAVAGWIYDKAVSSTRYADVARRMGVLLASGLIVGESLFGVFTAGVIVATRDDAPFAMLPEGSAWPAMLAGIVGFAVAVFGLYAWTRSRASKV from the coding sequence ATGACAGACGCCGCCGCCGCCCCCAAGGGTCGGCTAGAACTTACGCTCCGCGCCCTGGTGCTGGGCTGCCTGCTGGCGGTAATCTTCACCGCCGCCAACACCTACCTCGGCCTGCTTGTCGGCCTGACCTTCGCCTCGGCCATTCCGGCGGCGGTGATCTCGATGGCGGTGCTGCGGGCGTTCCGCACCTCGACCATCTGGGAAAATATGACCGTCCAGACCGTGGCCTCGGTCGGCGGGGCCATGAGCTCGATCATCTTCGTCCTGCCGGGCCTGGTGATGATCGGCTGGTGGCTGGAGTTTCCGTTCTGGCAATCAGTGGCGATCTGCATCCTGGGCGGCGTGCTGGGCGTGACCTTCTCGATCCCGCTGCGTCGGGCGCTGGTCGTCAATGGCGGCCTGCCCTACCCCGAAGGCGTCGCCGCCGCCGAGGTGCTGAAGGTCGGCTCGCGCGGGGCCGAGCAGACCGAAAGCGCGGTGCGCGAGAACAAGTCGGGCCTGTGGGTCGTGGTCGCCGGCGCTGTGGTGTCGTCGGGCTACGCCCTGCTGGTCGCGGGTCGGGTCTTCGCGGGCGAAGCGGCCAAGTTCTTCAAGCTGCCCGCCGCGCTGGGCGGCGGGGCGACGGGCATGGGCTTCGGCATGCAGTTCGCCCTGCTGGGCGCCGGGCATCTGATCGGCCTGACGGTCGGTCTGGCGCAGCTGTTCGGCCTGGTGCTGGCCTGGGCCATCGCCGTGCCGATCCTGACCAGCCCGGACACCATCGCTTGGCTGACGGCGCACGGCATCCCGTCGATCGCCTCGACCCTGCCCGCCGGCGCGCCGGCCGAGGAGCTGGCGACCACTGTCTGGGCGCGCGAAGTGCGGTTCATGGGCGCGGGCGTCATCGGCGTCGCCGCCATCTGGACCCTGATCAAACTGGCCGGTCCGCTGATCGGCGGCCTGACCTCGGCGCTGGCCGCCAACGCCAAACGCGCCCACGGCGAAGTGCTTGAGCGCACCGAACAGGACCTGCCGATCAAGTTGGTGGGCGGCGTTTCGGTCGCCTGCCTGGTCGGCATCGCCGGCCTCCTGGCCTGGTTCGCCCAGAGCGCCCCGGCCCTGGCGGGATCGACGCCGCTCTTGGTGATCGGCGGCCTGGTCTATGTGGTGCTGATCGGTTTCGCCGTGGCGGCCATCTGCGGCTATATGGCCGGTCTGATCGGCTCGTCGAACAGCCCCGTGTCGGGCGTCGGCATCCTGGCCATCGTCATCGCCTCCCTGTTGATGCTGGGCGTCATGGCCATCGCCGGCGTGCCGGCCGATCCGTCGATCATCGCCTTCGCCCTGATCGTGACGGCGGTCGTCTTCGCCGTCGCCGTCATCGCCAATGACAATCTTCAGGACCTGAAGACCGGCCAGCTGGTCGAGGCCACGCCGTGGCGCCAGCAGGTGGCGCTGATCGTCGGCGTCGGCGCCGGCGCCCTGGTGATCCCCTTCATCCTGAACCTGCTGAACCAGGCCTTCGGCTTCGAAGGCGGCCCGCCCGCCATCGTGGAAGGCGCCAAGACCCTGGCCGCGCCCCAAGCGACCCTGATCTCGGCCCTGGCGCGCGGCGTCATCGGCGGCGACCTGCGCTGGGACCTGATCGGTCTGGGCGCGGCGATCGGCGTGGTCATCATCGTGCTGGACGCGGTCGTGTCGAAGGCGACCAAGGGCAAGGTCAAGCTGCCGCCGCTGGCCGTCGGCATCGGCTTCTATCTGCCGGCTGCGGTCACCACCATGCTGGTCATCGGCGCCGTCGCCGGCTGGATCTACGACAAGGCGGTCTCATCCACCCGCTACGCCGACGTGGCGCGCCGGATGGGCGTGCTGCTGGCCTCGGGCCTGATCGTCGGCGAAAGCCTGTTCGGCGTCTTCACCGCCGGCGTCATCGTGGCGACCCGGGACGACGCGCCCTTCGCCATGCTGCCCGAGGGCTCGGCCTGGCCGGCCATGCTGGCGGGCATCGTCGGCTTCGCTGTCGCGGTGTTTGGCTTGTACGCCTGGACGCGGAGCCGGGCTTCGAAGGTCTAG
- the ubiG gene encoding bifunctional 2-polyprenyl-6-hydroxyphenol methylase/3-demethylubiquinol 3-O-methyltransferase UbiG, with protein sequence MTASNGAAPSRLPQQGHGFSQNSSETAFGASIDPADVARFSAQAAEWWDAHGPFAPLHRFNPARLALIRDQLCTRLGRDPKARAPFEGLTLLDVGCGGGLIAEPMRRMGFDVTAIDASSENIGTARAHADMVGLDIAYRAATVEQIEAEGAGPFDVVLTMEVIEHVADPESFVRACSRLVRPGGVMMVATLNRTLKSLALGKVAAEYILRWVPAGTHDWRQFLKPDEIRTMLATEPVTVEGPYGLNYDPLHDRWSETDDAGINYMMVATRNAA encoded by the coding sequence ATGACCGCTTCTAACGGCGCCGCTCCGTCTCGCCTACCCCAACAGGGGCATGGTTTTTCGCAAAATTCGTCCGAAACGGCGTTCGGCGCATCGATCGACCCCGCCGACGTGGCGCGCTTCTCGGCCCAGGCGGCCGAATGGTGGGACGCGCACGGGCCGTTCGCGCCGCTGCACCGCTTCAATCCCGCGCGGCTGGCGTTGATCCGCGACCAGCTTTGCACGCGGTTGGGCCGCGATCCCAAGGCGCGGGCGCCGTTCGAAGGTCTGACCCTGTTGGACGTGGGGTGCGGCGGCGGACTGATCGCCGAGCCGATGCGGCGTATGGGCTTTGACGTCACCGCCATCGACGCCTCGTCCGAAAACATCGGCACGGCCCGCGCGCACGCCGACATGGTCGGCCTGGATATCGCCTATCGCGCCGCCACGGTCGAACAGATCGAGGCGGAAGGCGCGGGGCCGTTCGACGTGGTCCTGACGATGGAGGTGATCGAACACGTCGCCGATCCCGAAAGCTTCGTGCGCGCCTGTTCGCGCCTGGTCCGGCCGGGCGGGGTGATGATGGTCGCCACCCTGAACCGCACGCTGAAGTCGCTGGCCCTGGGCAAGGTGGCGGCGGAATACATTCTGCGCTGGGTGCCGGCCGGCACCCACGACTGGCGCCAGTTCCTGAAGCCCGATGAAATCCGCACGATGCTGGCCACAGAGCCGGTGACGGTCGAGGGGCCCTATGGCCTGAACTACGACCCGCTTCACGACCGATGGAGCGAGACCGACGATGCGGGCATCAACTATATGATGGTCGCGACGCGCAACGCCGCCTGA
- a CDS encoding aspartate kinase: protein MTRPDTTRLVMKFGGTSMGDLERIRRAARIVAAEVSAGKQVAVVVSAMAGKTNELVAWTDGAGPAAAGLPLSDDEYDVVVASGEQVTSGLLAATLRNMGFNARSWMGWQVPILTDDAHARARIIDIPGEKLGAAVDAGEIAIVPGFQGVTADGKITTLGRGGSDTSAVAVAAALGCPCDIYTDVDGVYTTDPRIENRARRLAKVSYEEMLEMASLGAKVLQTRSVELAMAKQVPVRVLSSFIEPDANGVMPDKGGTLICDEEEIVEKRIVSGVTMSRDEARITLLGLSDRVDAPADVFTRLAEANVNVDMIVQSQSRTAGTVNLTFTTGRRDAVRAADLMTAAKEQLGFEEIRVDEDVAKVSVVGVGMRSHAGVAQTMFKALADKGVKFQAISTSEIKISVLIDAAYAELAVRALHSAYGLDAV from the coding sequence ATGACGCGGCCCGACACGACACGACTGGTGATGAAGTTCGGCGGCACCTCGATGGGCGACCTCGAACGCATTCGCCGTGCGGCGCGGATCGTCGCGGCCGAAGTGTCGGCGGGCAAACAGGTCGCCGTCGTCGTCTCCGCCATGGCGGGCAAGACCAACGAACTGGTCGCCTGGACCGACGGCGCCGGACCGGCCGCCGCGGGCCTGCCGCTCAGCGATGACGAATATGACGTGGTGGTCGCCTCGGGCGAACAGGTGACCTCGGGCCTGTTGGCCGCGACCCTGCGCAACATGGGCTTCAACGCGCGCTCGTGGATGGGCTGGCAGGTGCCGATCCTGACCGACGACGCCCACGCCCGCGCCCGCATCATCGATATCCCCGGCGAGAAGCTGGGCGCTGCGGTCGACGCCGGCGAGATCGCCATCGTGCCCGGCTTCCAGGGCGTGACGGCGGACGGCAAGATCACCACCCTGGGGCGCGGCGGTTCGGACACGTCGGCGGTCGCCGTGGCCGCGGCGCTGGGCTGCCCCTGCGACATCTATACCGACGTGGACGGCGTCTATACGACCGACCCGCGCATCGAGAACCGCGCGCGCCGCCTGGCCAAGGTGTCCTACGAAGAGATGCTGGAGATGGCGTCCCTGGGCGCCAAGGTGTTGCAGACCCGCTCGGTCGAGCTAGCCATGGCCAAACAGGTGCCGGTCCGCGTCCTTTCAAGCTTTATCGAACCCGACGCGAATGGCGTCATGCCCGACAAGGGTGGAACCCTGATCTGCGACGAGGAGGAGATCGTGGAAAAACGTATCGTGTCCGGTGTGACCATGAGCCGTGACGAGGCCCGCATCACCCTGCTGGGCCTGTCCGACCGGGTGGACGCCCCCGCCGACGTCTTCACGCGCCTGGCCGAGGCCAACGTCAACGTCGACATGATCGTGCAGAGCCAGTCGCGCACCGCCGGAACGGTCAACCTGACCTTCACGACCGGCCGTCGCGACGCCGTGCGCGCCGCCGACCTGATGACCGCCGCCAAGGAACAGCTCGGCTTCGAGGAAATCCGCGTCGACGAGGACGTGGCCAAGGTCTCGGTCGTCGGCGTGGGCATGCGCAGCCATGCGGGCGTCGCCCAGACCATGTTCAAGGCCCTGGCCGACAAGGGCGTGAAGTTCCAGGCGATCTCGACCTCCGAGATCAAGATCAGCGTACTGATCGACGCCGCCTACGCCGAGCTGGCCGTTCGCGCCCTGCATTCGGCCTATGGTCTGGACGCAGTATAG
- the ptsP gene encoding phosphoenolpyruvate--protein phosphotransferase, which produces MTRGPRILLRQIREALGGAGAGATPAQDRLNMVVKIIARSMVAEVCSIYLRRASGELELFATEGLNPDAVHNTRLRPGEGLVGEVARMAQPISLSDAPSHPSFSYRPETGEDPYHAFLGAPLLRGGRAIGVLVVQNRTERRYDEEEVEDIQTIAMVLSETVSSGELLAQDELRDVELAPHRPERLKGQKFADGLAFGHVVLHEAPLAPEKLLSDDPAMEEARLKLALATLKSGLDVMLDKGQGLAGPSFEVLETYRMFADDRGWNRSLEEAVRNGLTAEAAVDRVRNEHRARFAQARDPYIRERLHDFEDLANRLLRVLAGDKPGERELPDDAILVARNLGPADLLEYPRDKLKGLLLEEGSAASHAAIVARALQIPCVGRLMGLRDRLSEGDMVIADGETGETYLRPRPDMLEAVQSRMAVREQRQAEFAQLRDVPAVTLDGQRITVLTNAGLAVDLENMVETGAEGIGLFRTEFQFMVSDELPRLDAQTALYKLVLDAAGDKPVTFRTLDIGGDKVLPYLEAEREENPALGRRAIRLGLDRPSLLRMQLRALLAAGAGRELRVMFPMIATVDEFRAARELVDIECAWARRRGRALPALLRVGAMVECPSLLWHLDALLPLTDFVSIGTNDLFQYMYAADRTNPLVSDRYDPLSPPTLRALQTIQKACADTGTPVSICGELAGRPLEAFALIVLGFTRLSAPAGGVGPVKRMILSADLNAARRGMANLLNLSTGSVRNEIESLARKLNVAV; this is translated from the coding sequence ATGACCAGAGGACCCCGGATCCTCCTGCGCCAGATCCGCGAGGCTCTGGGCGGGGCCGGCGCGGGCGCGACGCCGGCGCAGGACCGGCTGAACATGGTCGTCAAGATCATCGCCCGGTCGATGGTCGCCGAGGTCTGCTCCATCTATCTGCGTCGCGCGTCGGGCGAGCTCGAGCTGTTCGCCACCGAGGGTCTGAACCCCGACGCCGTGCACAACACCCGGCTGCGGCCCGGCGAGGGCCTGGTGGGCGAGGTGGCGCGGATGGCCCAGCCCATCAGCCTGTCGGACGCGCCGTCGCACCCGTCCTTCTCCTATCGCCCCGAGACTGGCGAAGACCCCTATCACGCCTTCCTGGGCGCCCCGCTGCTGCGCGGCGGTCGGGCCATCGGCGTCCTGGTCGTTCAGAACCGCACCGAGCGGCGCTATGACGAGGAAGAGGTCGAGGACATCCAGACCATCGCCATGGTCCTGTCCGAAACGGTGTCGTCGGGCGAACTGCTGGCCCAGGACGAACTGCGCGACGTGGAGCTGGCGCCGCACCGGCCCGAGCGGCTGAAGGGCCAGAAGTTCGCCGACGGCCTGGCTTTTGGCCATGTGGTTCTGCACGAGGCGCCGCTGGCGCCCGAGAAGTTGCTTTCCGATGACCCGGCGATGGAGGAGGCGCGGCTAAAGCTGGCGCTGGCCACGCTGAAGAGCGGCCTGGACGTCATGCTGGACAAGGGCCAGGGCCTGGCCGGTCCGTCGTTCGAGGTTCTGGAAACCTATCGGATGTTCGCCGACGACCGGGGCTGGAACCGGTCGCTGGAAGAGGCGGTGAGGAACGGTCTGACGGCCGAGGCGGCGGTGGACCGGGTCAGGAACGAACACCGCGCCCGCTTCGCCCAGGCGCGCGACCCCTATATCCGCGAACGGCTGCACGACTTCGAGGATCTGGCCAACCGGCTGCTGCGGGTGCTGGCGGGCGACAAGCCGGGCGAGCGCGAACTGCCCGACGACGCCATCCTGGTGGCGCGAAACCTGGGCCCCGCCGACCTGCTGGAATATCCGCGCGATAAGCTGAAGGGGCTGTTGCTGGAAGAGGGTTCGGCCGCCAGCCACGCCGCCATCGTTGCGCGCGCGCTGCAGATCCCGTGCGTCGGTCGTCTGATGGGCCTGCGCGACCGACTGTCGGAAGGCGACATGGTCATCGCCGACGGCGAGACCGGCGAGACCTATCTGCGCCCCCGTCCCGATATGCTGGAGGCGGTGCAGTCGCGCATGGCCGTGCGCGAACAGCGCCAGGCCGAGTTCGCCCAGCTGCGCGACGTGCCGGCCGTGACCCTGGACGGTCAGCGGATCACGGTTCTGACCAATGCGGGTCTGGCGGTCGATCTGGAAAACATGGTCGAGACGGGCGCCGAGGGCATCGGCCTGTTCCGCACCGAGTTCCAGTTCATGGTCTCGGACGAACTGCCCCGGCTGGACGCCCAGACGGCGCTCTACAAGCTGGTGCTGGACGCAGCGGGCGACAAACCCGTCACCTTCCGCACCCTTGACATCGGCGGCGACAAGGTCCTGCCCTATCTGGAGGCCGAGCGCGAAGAGAACCCCGCGCTGGGCCGCCGCGCCATCCGCCTGGGTCTGGACCGGCCGTCGCTGTTGCGGATGCAGCTGCGGGCGCTGCTGGCGGCGGGGGCGGGGCGCGAACTGCGCGTCATGTTCCCCATGATCGCCACGGTGGACGAATTCCGGGCCGCGCGCGAGCTGGTCGATATCGAATGCGCCTGGGCGCGGCGTCGCGGGCGCGCCTTGCCCGCCCTGCTGCGCGTCGGGGCGATGGTCGAATGCCCGTCCCTGTTGTGGCATCTGGACGCCCTGTTGCCGCTGACGGATTTCGTCTCCATCGGCACCAACGACCTGTTCCAGTACATGTACGCGGCCGACCGGACCAATCCGCTGGTGTCGGATCGCTACGACCCGCTGTCGCCGCCGACCCTGCGGGCGCTCCAGACCATCCAGAAGGCCTGCGCCGACACCGGCACGCCGGTCTCGATCTGCGGCGAACTGGC